One Streptomyces sp. R28 DNA window includes the following coding sequences:
- the dxs gene encoding 1-deoxy-D-xylulose-5-phosphate synthase gives MTILESIRGPRDLKALSEAELGELSDEIREFLVHAVARTGGHLGPNLGVVELSVALHRVFESPVDRIVWDTGHQSYVHKLLTGRQDFSKLRGKGGMSGYPSREESEHDIVENSHASTALGWADGLAKARQVQGEKGHVVAVIGDGALTGGMAWEALNNIAAAKDRPLIIVVNDNERSYAPTIGGLANHLATLRTTDSYEKVLAWGKDVLLRTPLVGNTIYESLHGAKKGFKDAFAPQGMFEDLGLKYVGPIDGHDIGAVESALRRAKRFHGPVLVHCLTEKGRGYEPALAHEEDHFHTVGVMDPLTCEPLAPSNAPSWTSVFGDEIVRIGEEREDVVAITAAMLHPVGLGKFAERFPDRVWDVGIAEQHAAVSAAGLATGGLHPVVAVYATFLNRAFDQLLMDVALHRCGVTFVLDRAGVTGVDGPSHNGMWDMSILQVVPGLRIAAPRDADQLRAQLREAVAVDDAPTLVRYPKESVGPSIPAIDRVGGLDVLHRDAGEPDVLLVAVGVMAPVCLQAAELLQARGINCTVVDPRWVKPVDPALAPLAAQHRLVAVVEDNSRSAGVGAAVALALGDAEVDVPVRRFGIPEQFLAHAKRGEVLADIGLTPVEVAGRISASLALKEAEDSLVVGSERGDGSQDGRTVVPANEKAAPAKKKAVSVKEKAE, from the coding sequence GTGACGATTCTGGAGAGCATCCGGGGACCACGTGACCTGAAGGCGCTGTCCGAGGCGGAACTCGGTGAACTGTCCGACGAGATCAGGGAGTTCCTGGTGCACGCGGTCGCCAGGACCGGCGGACATCTCGGGCCCAACCTGGGGGTGGTGGAACTCTCCGTCGCGCTCCACCGGGTCTTCGAGTCGCCGGTCGACCGCATCGTCTGGGACACCGGTCACCAGAGCTACGTACACAAGCTTTTGACGGGACGTCAGGACTTCTCCAAGCTGCGCGGCAAGGGCGGCATGTCCGGGTACCCCTCGCGCGAGGAGTCCGAGCACGACATCGTCGAGAACAGCCACGCCTCCACCGCGCTCGGCTGGGCCGACGGGCTCGCCAAGGCCCGTCAGGTGCAGGGGGAGAAGGGACACGTCGTCGCGGTGATCGGCGACGGGGCGCTCACCGGCGGCATGGCCTGGGAGGCGCTGAACAACATCGCGGCCGCTAAGGACCGGCCGCTGATCATCGTCGTCAACGACAACGAGCGGTCGTACGCGCCGACCATCGGGGGCCTCGCCAACCACCTGGCCACCCTGCGCACGACCGACAGCTACGAGAAGGTCCTGGCCTGGGGCAAGGACGTACTGCTGCGGACCCCGCTCGTGGGCAACACGATCTACGAGTCCCTGCACGGCGCGAAGAAGGGCTTCAAGGACGCCTTCGCCCCGCAGGGCATGTTCGAGGACCTGGGCCTGAAGTACGTCGGCCCGATCGACGGGCACGACATCGGGGCCGTCGAGTCGGCGCTGCGACGGGCCAAGCGCTTCCACGGGCCCGTGCTCGTCCACTGCCTCACGGAGAAGGGGCGCGGCTATGAACCCGCCCTCGCCCACGAGGAGGACCACTTCCACACCGTCGGCGTGATGGACCCGCTGACCTGCGAGCCGCTCGCGCCGTCCAACGCTCCTTCCTGGACCTCGGTGTTCGGCGACGAGATCGTGCGGATCGGCGAGGAGCGGGAGGACGTCGTGGCGATCACGGCGGCCATGCTGCACCCGGTCGGGCTCGGCAAGTTCGCGGAGCGGTTCCCGGACCGGGTGTGGGACGTCGGGATCGCCGAGCAGCACGCGGCCGTGTCGGCGGCGGGGCTCGCGACGGGTGGGCTGCACCCGGTCGTCGCCGTGTACGCGACCTTCTTGAACCGCGCCTTCGACCAGCTCCTGATGGACGTCGCGCTGCACCGCTGCGGGGTGACTTTCGTGCTGGACCGGGCCGGCGTCACCGGCGTGGACGGGCCCTCCCACAACGGTATGTGGGACATGTCGATCCTCCAGGTCGTGCCCGGCCTCAGGATCGCCGCGCCGCGCGACGCCGACCAACTGCGGGCACAGCTGCGCGAGGCCGTGGCCGTCGACGACGCGCCGACGCTCGTGCGCTACCCGAAGGAGTCGGTCGGGCCGTCGATCCCGGCGATCGACCGGGTGGGCGGCCTGGACGTGCTGCATCGGGACGCGGGTGAGCCGGATGTCCTGCTGGTCGCCGTCGGAGTGATGGCTCCGGTGTGCCTCCAGGCGGCCGAGCTGCTTCAGGCCCGTGGCATCAACTGCACTGTCGTGGACCCGCGTTGGGTCAAGCCGGTCGACCCCGCGCTCGCGCCCCTGGCCGCACAGCACCGGTTGGTGGCCGTCGTTGAGGACAACAGCCGCTCGGCCGGGGTCGGCGCCGCCGTGGCGCTGGCGCTGGGTGACGCCGAAGTCGACGTCCCCGTACGGCGGTTCGGTATTCCGGAGCAGTTCCTCGCACATGCCAAGCGGGGCGAGGTGCTCGCCGACATCGGGCTCACCCCCGTCGAGGTCGCCGGACGGATCAGCGCGAGCCTGGCTCTCAAGGAGGCCGAGGACAGCCTGGTCGTCGGCTCGGAGCGGGGCGACGGCAGCCAGGACGGTCGTACCGTCGTGCCGGCCAACGAGAAAGCCGCGCCGGCCAAGAAGAAAGCCGTGTCAGTCAAGGAGAAAGCTGAATGA
- a CDS encoding aspartate aminotransferase family protein — MTTEFDLGRLLSERGAERYELHTRYLNHQLPRMLHTIGFDKVYERAEGAYFWDADGDDYLDMLAGFGVMGLGRHHPVVRKALHDVLDARLADLTRFDCQPLPGLLAEKLLAHSPHLDRVFFGNSGTEAVETALKFARFVTGKPRILYCDHAFHGLTTGSLSVNGESGFRDGFAPLLPDTAVPLGDLDALARELKKGDVAALIVEPIQGKGVLEAPPGYLRAAQELLHRHKALLIADEVQTGLGRTGDFYAYQHEDGVEPDLVCVAKALSGGYVPVGATLGKDWIFKKVYSSMDRVLVHSASFGSNAQAMAAGLAVLSVMENEQIVAGARTTGELLKSRLAALIDKYELLADVRGRGLMIGIEFGRPNSLKLRSRWTMLQAARKGLFAQMVVVPLLRRHRILTQVSGDHLEVIKLIPPLIIGEREVDRFVDAFTDVMDDAHSGGGLMWDFGKTLVKQAVAAR; from the coding sequence ATGACCACGGAGTTCGATCTCGGCAGACTCCTGTCCGAGCGCGGAGCCGAACGCTACGAGCTGCACACCAGGTACCTCAACCACCAGCTCCCGCGCATGCTGCACACCATCGGCTTCGACAAGGTCTACGAGCGGGCCGAGGGCGCGTATTTCTGGGACGCGGACGGCGACGACTACCTGGACATGCTCGCCGGGTTCGGGGTGATGGGCCTGGGGCGCCACCACCCCGTCGTCCGCAAGGCGCTGCACGACGTCCTGGACGCCCGGCTCGCCGACCTCACCCGCTTCGACTGCCAGCCGCTGCCCGGGCTGCTGGCCGAGAAGCTGCTCGCACACAGTCCGCACCTGGACCGGGTGTTCTTCGGCAACAGCGGGACGGAGGCGGTGGAGACCGCGCTGAAGTTCGCGCGGTTCGTCACCGGCAAGCCCAGGATCCTGTACTGCGACCACGCCTTCCACGGGCTGACCACCGGCTCCCTGTCCGTCAACGGCGAGTCCGGCTTCCGGGACGGCTTCGCCCCGCTGCTGCCGGACACGGCCGTACCGCTCGGCGATCTCGACGCCCTGGCACGGGAGCTGAAGAAGGGCGACGTCGCCGCCCTGATCGTCGAGCCGATCCAGGGCAAGGGCGTGCTCGAGGCTCCGCCCGGCTATCTGCGGGCCGCCCAGGAGCTGCTGCACCGGCACAAGGCGCTGCTCATCGCCGACGAGGTGCAGACGGGCCTCGGCCGTACCGGTGACTTCTACGCCTACCAGCACGAGGACGGTGTCGAGCCGGACCTGGTGTGCGTGGCCAAGGCGCTCTCCGGCGGGTATGTGCCGGTGGGCGCCACCCTCGGCAAGGACTGGATCTTCAAGAAGGTCTACTCGTCCATGGATCGTGTGCTGGTCCACTCGGCGAGCTTCGGGTCCAACGCGCAGGCCATGGCGGCCGGGCTCGCCGTGCTGTCCGTCATGGAGAACGAGCAGATCGTCGCGGGCGCGCGCACGACGGGGGAGCTGCTGAAGTCCCGGCTCGCTGCGCTGATCGACAAGTACGAGCTGCTCGCCGACGTCCGTGGCCGGGGACTGATGATCGGCATCGAGTTCGGCAGGCCCAACTCGCTGAAGCTGCGCAGCCGTTGGACCATGCTGCAGGCCGCACGCAAGGGCCTGTTCGCGCAGATGGTCGTCGTACCGCTGCTGCGGCGGCACCGGATCCTCACCCAGGTCTCCGGCGACCACCTGGAGGTGATCAAGCTGATTCCGCCGCTGATCATCGGCGAGCGGGAGGTGGACCGGTTCGTCGACGCCTTTACCGATGTGATGGACGACGCGCACAGTGGGGGCGGGCTGATGTGGGACTTCGGCAAGACGTTGGTCAAGCAGGCGGTGGCCGCTCGGTAG
- a CDS encoding helix-turn-helix domain-containing protein: MSSPEIEPEADATGPGALPVVAPQLRALRRRASLTLEAAARAAGLSPAHLSRLETGQRQPSLPMLLALARIYGTTVSELLGETAADRDAVVRAADMEPTAAGGWTYWQAGAPGRGMQALRVHVPYGAQGDIVRVHPGEEWLYVLEGRLRLRLGDTTHRLAPGDSAHFDSLTPHRIAAQDQDGVELLFVHTLLQSPTATLCLGPIPGETP; encoded by the coding sequence ATGAGCTCTCCCGAGATCGAACCGGAGGCCGATGCGACCGGGCCGGGGGCCCTCCCCGTCGTCGCGCCCCAGCTGCGTGCGCTGCGCCGCCGCGCCTCCCTGACCCTGGAGGCCGCGGCCCGCGCCGCCGGGCTGTCGCCGGCCCACCTCTCCCGCCTGGAGACCGGGCAGCGTCAGCCCTCGCTGCCGATGCTGCTCGCGCTCGCCCGTATCTACGGTACGACCGTCTCCGAGCTGCTCGGCGAGACGGCCGCCGACCGGGACGCCGTCGTCCGCGCCGCCGACATGGAGCCGACCGCGGCCGGCGGCTGGACGTACTGGCAGGCAGGGGCGCCCGGGCGCGGGATGCAGGCCCTGCGCGTCCACGTGCCGTACGGCGCGCAGGGCGACATCGTGCGTGTGCATCCGGGCGAGGAGTGGCTCTACGTGCTCGAGGGGCGGCTGCGGCTGCGCCTCGGGGACACCACGCACCGGCTCGCGCCCGGCGACAGCGCGCACTTCGACTCGCTGACCCCGCACCGCATCGCCGCCCAGGACCAGGACGGGGTCGAGCTTCTCTTCGTCCACACCCTGTTGCAGAGCCCCACGGCCACGCTGTGCCTGGGCCCCATCCCTGGAGAGACGCCATGA
- a CDS encoding DUF6126 family protein, whose amino-acid sequence MSNLEEKFPRALWVRLIIYIAVGHVFAAFIYLLFEVGAQ is encoded by the coding sequence ATGAGCAACCTGGAGGAGAAGTTCCCGCGTGCCCTGTGGGTGCGACTGATCATCTACATCGCGGTGGGGCACGTCTTCGCGGCCTTCATCTACCTGCTGTTCGAGGTGGGCGCGCAGTAG
- a CDS encoding alpha-galactosidase, which produces MLEISDNGRTWLLTGPTSSYAIHLTDGGELLHLHWGPRIALADAEALAVRPLPEYWPFESPLDGREEYPVEGGPRFVRPALSVRTEERRGTEWGFERYETDGDELRLRFCDDGLDVTLHYRMRGDVVERWMTLDNQGPVVELLRADSAAWTLPDREDWRLSQLHGRWGAESRLARSPLTYGEKVIGSRRGHTGHQHLPWVALDTDATEERGEVYGCALGWSGSWRIAVAQLPDGRVQITGGAGYDDSGLLRLAAGESFTTPVFAGLWSDGGFGGASRAWHAYQRAYVIPNADRDRPVLFNSWEATEFDISEEQQSVLARRAAAIGVELFVVDDGWFGTRTSDRAGLGDWTPNPDRFASGLKPLAEYVHALGMQFGIWVEPEMVNPDSELYRAHPDWVQHQTGRKRTEFRNQLVLNLARDDVQEYLWEQLDGLLSSAPIDYVKWDFNRCFTDAGWPGEPYPQRLWVDHVRALYRLLDRLRAAHPGVAFESCSGGGGRIDLGVLSRTDQVWTSDNTDPLDRLAIQHGFSQIHPARVMAAWVTDSPNAMLNHRASSLRFRFVSAMAGVLGVGGDLTQWSEDELAEAGKWVTLYKEIRPVVQRGDLYRLRPPRGGLSAVQYVLGDETVVLAWLQAQSYGEPVPALRLRALDPTASYECLETGEIHRGAVLEHHGLRTGLRGDLDATVIRLRRI; this is translated from the coding sequence ATGCTGGAGATCTCCGACAACGGTCGTACGTGGCTCCTGACCGGGCCGACCAGCAGTTACGCCATCCATCTGACCGACGGCGGCGAACTCCTGCACCTGCACTGGGGGCCGCGGATCGCCCTCGCCGACGCCGAGGCCCTCGCCGTACGTCCACTGCCGGAGTACTGGCCCTTCGAGTCCCCGCTCGACGGGCGCGAGGAGTACCCGGTCGAGGGCGGCCCCCGCTTCGTACGGCCCGCCCTGTCCGTGCGCACCGAGGAGCGGCGCGGCACCGAGTGGGGTTTCGAGCGGTACGAGACCGACGGCGACGAGCTGCGGTTGCGCTTTTGTGACGACGGACTGGACGTCACCCTGCACTACCGGATGCGCGGGGACGTCGTGGAGCGCTGGATGACCCTGGACAACCAGGGGCCCGTCGTGGAGCTGCTGCGCGCCGACTCGGCCGCCTGGACGCTCCCCGACCGGGAGGACTGGCGGCTGTCCCAGCTGCACGGCCGCTGGGGCGCCGAGTCCCGGCTCGCGCGGTCCCCTCTCACCTACGGTGAGAAGGTCATCGGCAGCCGGCGCGGGCACACCGGCCACCAGCACCTGCCGTGGGTCGCGCTCGACACGGACGCCACCGAGGAGCGGGGCGAGGTCTACGGCTGCGCCCTCGGCTGGTCCGGGTCCTGGCGCATCGCCGTGGCCCAACTCCCGGACGGGCGCGTGCAGATCACCGGCGGGGCCGGTTACGACGACTCGGGCCTGCTGCGGCTGGCGGCGGGGGAGTCCTTCACCACGCCCGTCTTCGCCGGGCTGTGGAGCGACGGCGGCTTCGGTGGGGCGAGCCGGGCCTGGCACGCGTACCAGCGCGCGTACGTGATCCCAAACGCCGACCGGGACCGTCCGGTGCTGTTCAATTCCTGGGAGGCGACGGAGTTCGACATCTCCGAGGAGCAGCAGAGCGTGCTCGCGCGACGGGCCGCGGCCATCGGCGTCGAGCTGTTCGTGGTCGACGACGGCTGGTTCGGGACGCGCACCAGCGACCGCGCCGGGCTCGGCGACTGGACGCCCAACCCCGACCGCTTCGCCTCGGGCCTCAAGCCCCTCGCCGAGTACGTGCACGCGCTCGGTATGCAGTTCGGCATCTGGGTCGAACCGGAAATGGTCAATCCGGACAGCGAGCTGTACCGCGCCCACCCGGACTGGGTGCAGCACCAAACAGGACGAAAGCGGACGGAATTTCGCAATCAGCTCGTACTGAACCTCGCGCGCGACGACGTGCAGGAGTACCTCTGGGAGCAGCTCGACGGGCTCCTCTCCAGCGCCCCGATCGACTATGTGAAGTGGGACTTCAACCGCTGCTTCACCGACGCCGGCTGGCCCGGTGAGCCGTATCCGCAGCGCCTGTGGGTCGATCACGTGCGCGCCCTGTACCGCCTGCTGGACCGGCTGCGGGCCGCTCACCCGGGCGTCGCCTTCGAGTCCTGCTCGGGCGGCGGCGGACGGATCGACCTCGGCGTGCTGAGCCGCACGGACCAGGTGTGGACCTCGGACAACACCGACCCCCTCGACCGGCTCGCCATCCAGCACGGCTTCAGCCAGATCCACCCGGCCAGGGTCATGGCCGCCTGGGTCACCGACAGCCCGAACGCCATGCTCAACCACCGTGCCAGCTCGCTGCGCTTCCGGTTCGTGAGCGCCATGGCGGGAGTGCTCGGTGTCGGTGGCGATCTCACCCAGTGGAGCGAGGACGAGCTCGCCGAGGCCGGGAAGTGGGTGACGCTCTACAAGGAGATCCGCCCCGTGGTGCAGCGCGGAGACCTCTATCGGCTGCGTCCTCCGCGCGGCGGGCTGAGCGCGGTGCAGTACGTGCTCGGGGACGAGACGGTCGTCCTCGCCTGGCTCCAGGCCCAGAGCTACGGCGAGCCCGTCCCGGCGCTGCGGCTGCGCGCCCTCGACCCGACAGCATCGTACGAATGCCTCGAAACGGGTGAAATTCACAGAGGTGCCGTACTGGAACATCACGGACTGCGCACCGGTTTGCGTGGCGACCTTGATGCGACGGTTATCCGGCTGCGTCGCATCTAG
- a CDS encoding LysM peptidoglycan-binding domain-containing M23 family metallopeptidase has product MPAKGKHRRPKSQRFTRSIAVAGTGGAALALPLIGATGAHAAPSQSVSEKAVQSLPAAEKKAVEKKAAEKKTSVRTYSVRGGDYLSKIADEQDVSGGWKKLYADNREAVGEDPSLIHPGLKLTIGKKATASAPKSSSPSSSSAPSKDSSAEKSSAESSDSNKTTTAAQSAETTSTASGFSAPVAGAAVSTAYKVAGSMWSSGYHTGVDFVTPTGTALKAVGAGTVVSAGWGGAYGNQVVIQLADGYYAQYAHLSSLSVSAGQTVTAGQQIGLSGATGNVTGPHLHFEIRTTPDYGSDVDPVAYLRSKGIPVG; this is encoded by the coding sequence ATGCCCGCGAAGGGTAAGCACCGCCGTCCGAAGTCTCAGCGCTTCACCCGCTCCATCGCCGTCGCCGGAACCGGTGGCGCCGCTCTCGCCCTCCCGCTCATCGGGGCCACGGGTGCCCACGCCGCTCCCTCGCAGTCCGTTTCGGAAAAGGCCGTTCAGTCCCTTCCGGCCGCCGAGAAGAAGGCGGTCGAGAAGAAGGCCGCCGAGAAGAAGACGAGTGTGCGGACCTATTCGGTGAGGGGTGGCGATTACCTCTCGAAGATCGCCGACGAGCAGGACGTCAGCGGTGGCTGGAAGAAGCTCTACGCCGACAACCGTGAGGCCGTCGGCGAGGACCCGTCGCTGATCCACCCCGGTCTGAAGCTCACGATCGGCAAGAAGGCCACGGCGAGCGCCCCCAAGTCCTCGTCGCCTTCCTCCTCTTCGGCGCCCTCCAAGGACTCGTCCGCCGAGAAGTCCTCCGCGGAGTCCTCCGACTCGAACAAGACGACCACGGCCGCCCAGAGTGCGGAGACCACCAGCACCGCCAGTGGCTTCTCCGCCCCCGTGGCCGGTGCCGCCGTCAGTACCGCCTACAAGGTGGCGGGCAGCATGTGGTCCAGCGGCTACCACACCGGCGTGGACTTCGTGACCCCGACCGGCACCGCACTGAAGGCCGTGGGAGCGGGCACGGTCGTCTCCGCGGGCTGGGGCGGCGCCTACGGCAACCAGGTCGTCATCCAGCTCGCCGACGGCTACTACGCCCAGTACGCCCACCTGTCGTCGCTCTCCGTCTCGGCCGGCCAGACCGTGACCGCGGGCCAGCAGATCGGCCTCTCCGGCGCGACCGGCAACGTGACCGGCCCGCACCTCCACTTCGAGATCCGCACCACGCCGGACTACGGCTCGGACGTGGACCCGGTCGCCTACCTCCGCTCGAAGGGCATCCCGGTCGGCTGA
- a CDS encoding GDSL-type esterase/lipase family protein — MSGVDRRTSLAAAVAVGLLLGAQPPVFASGGPNVVRPDDRRLAYEGHWGRTAEAATTVNSGSRLSFRFTGGSVHALFDVASITVPAQIYVSVDGGPKRLRAVDRSDLEITAGGRGAHSVEISVKDVYSRANRWTPPLETGVVLTGLRLDDGGRLLRQPAQSARKLAFYGDSITQGVMALCELNTSDCADGTAAYPTLVADALHGSLTQVGFGRQGVIQTGNGGVPAAPDAYGWNHAGSRADSDRRADVIVVNQGTNDATYGADAFRAAYRAYLDELRAAAPHARILALRPFNGAHADDIAAVIGELADPRTDFVDTTDWLSPADGDFNGTVHPSAQGHRKVADRLIALLAKER, encoded by the coding sequence GTGTCCGGCGTCGACAGACGTACGTCCCTGGCCGCGGCGGTGGCTGTGGGGTTACTCCTCGGTGCCCAGCCGCCCGTTTTCGCGTCCGGTGGGCCGAACGTCGTACGGCCTGACGACCGGCGTCTGGCCTACGAGGGGCACTGGGGCCGGACCGCCGAGGCGGCGACCACCGTCAACTCGGGTTCCCGGCTGAGCTTCCGCTTCACCGGCGGCAGTGTCCACGCTCTCTTCGACGTCGCCTCGATCACTGTGCCCGCGCAGATCTACGTGTCCGTGGACGGCGGGCCGAAGCGACTGCGCGCGGTCGACCGGAGCGATCTGGAGATCACGGCGGGCGGCCGCGGCGCCCACTCGGTCGAGATCTCCGTCAAGGACGTCTACTCCCGGGCCAACCGCTGGACCCCGCCGCTCGAGACGGGTGTCGTCCTGACCGGACTGCGGCTCGATGACGGCGGACGTCTGCTCCGTCAACCCGCCCAAAGCGCTCGGAAGCTGGCCTTCTACGGCGACTCCATCACACAGGGCGTCATGGCTCTGTGCGAGCTGAACACCTCCGACTGCGCCGACGGTACGGCGGCCTACCCCACGCTCGTCGCCGACGCCCTGCACGGCTCGCTCACCCAGGTCGGCTTCGGCCGCCAGGGCGTGATCCAGACCGGCAACGGGGGAGTGCCGGCCGCGCCGGACGCGTACGGCTGGAACCACGCGGGCTCCCGGGCCGATTCCGACCGCCGGGCCGACGTGATCGTGGTGAACCAGGGCACCAACGACGCGACCTACGGCGCGGACGCATTCCGGGCCGCCTACCGCGCCTACCTCGACGAGCTGCGGGCGGCCGCGCCGCACGCCCGCATCCTCGCGCTGCGCCCGTTCAACGGCGCACACGCCGACGACATCGCGGCCGTGATCGGTGAACTCGCCGACCCCCGCACCGACTTCGTCGACACGACCGACTGGCTCTCCCCGGCGGACGGGGACTTCAACGGCACCGTCCACCCCAGCGCCCAAGGCCATCGCAAGGTGGCCGACCGACTGATCGCCCTTCTTGCAAAGGAGCGCTAG
- a CDS encoding DUF6250 domain-containing protein, with protein sequence MTTTRRAFGALAAGAALAALAPAGTASATPRHRRLIAHDDFRHGLGQWAVELEKGGTVTASRGILEVDVPAGATVWFKKRLEGPYVIEYTATPISAGGANDRVSDLNNFWNATDVRSPDDLFATPRGGALAEYDYLKTYYVGYGANTNTTTRLRRYVGQAGVRPLLYDYTEPLLVANEPHRVRIVSAGSTVRWWNNGRLIFDHTDPEPYTSGHFAFRTTWSHFRISDFRVWRLSPQRP encoded by the coding sequence ATGACGACCACGCGTAGAGCATTCGGAGCCCTGGCCGCCGGTGCCGCTCTGGCAGCCCTCGCCCCGGCGGGGACGGCGAGCGCCACGCCCCGTCACCGCCGTCTCATCGCCCACGACGACTTCCGGCACGGCCTGGGGCAATGGGCGGTGGAACTGGAGAAGGGCGGCACCGTCACCGCCTCCCGCGGGATCCTGGAGGTCGACGTACCCGCCGGGGCGACGGTCTGGTTCAAGAAGCGGCTCGAAGGGCCGTACGTCATCGAGTACACGGCCACGCCCATATCGGCAGGCGGTGCCAACGACCGCGTCTCCGACCTGAACAACTTCTGGAACGCGACCGACGTCCGATCCCCGGACGACCTCTTCGCCACCCCGCGCGGCGGGGCACTGGCGGAGTACGACTACCTCAAGACGTACTACGTCGGCTACGGCGCCAACACGAACACCACGACGCGGCTGCGCCGGTACGTCGGCCAGGCCGGGGTCCGCCCGCTGCTCTACGACTACACGGAGCCGCTGCTCGTGGCGAACGAGCCCCACCGGGTCCGGATAGTCTCCGCAGGCTCGACCGTACGGTGGTGGAACAACGGGCGGCTCATCTTCGACCACACCGACCCGGAGCCGTACACCAGTGGGCACTTCGCCTTCCGCACCACCTGGAGCCACTTCCGGATCAGCGACTTCCGGGTGTGGCGGCTGAGCCCACAACGCCCCTGA
- a CDS encoding SGNH/GDSL hydrolase family protein has translation MIGSYVAVGDSFTEGVGDPGPDGAFVGWADRFAVLLADRRPEGAFKYTNLAVRGKLLDQIVEDQLPKAVELAPDLVSFCAGGNDIIRPGTDPDEVAERFERAIIRLTSAVGTVMVTTGFDTRGVPVLKHLRGKIATYNGHVRAIADRYGCPVLDLWSLKTVQDRRAWDGDRLHLSPDGHTRVALRAGQVLGLEVPADPDQPWPPLPPRGTLEIRRDDVHWAREYLVPWIGRRLRGESSGDHVTAKGALSPDDIKMRIESVA, from the coding sequence GTGATCGGGTCGTACGTTGCGGTGGGGGACAGCTTCACCGAGGGCGTCGGCGACCCCGGCCCCGACGGGGCGTTCGTCGGCTGGGCCGACCGGTTCGCGGTACTGCTCGCGGACCGGCGGCCCGAGGGCGCCTTCAAGTACACGAACCTCGCCGTGCGCGGCAAACTGCTCGACCAGATCGTCGAGGACCAGCTTCCGAAGGCCGTCGAACTGGCCCCGGACCTGGTCTCGTTCTGTGCGGGCGGCAACGACATCATCCGACCCGGAACCGACCCCGACGAGGTGGCCGAGCGCTTCGAGCGGGCGATCATCCGGCTCACCTCCGCCGTAGGCACCGTCATGGTGACGACCGGCTTCGACACGCGTGGCGTGCCCGTGCTGAAGCACCTGCGCGGCAAGATCGCCACGTACAACGGTCATGTGCGGGCCATCGCCGACCGGTACGGCTGTCCGGTGCTCGACCTGTGGTCCCTGAAGACCGTTCAGGACCGCAGGGCCTGGGACGGCGACCGGCTCCACCTGTCTCCCGACGGGCACACGCGCGTGGCGCTGCGCGCGGGCCAGGTCCTCGGCCTGGAGGTGCCGGCCGACCCGGACCAGCCCTGGCCGCCGCTCCCGCCCCGCGGCACACTCGAGATCCGCCGGGACGACGTCCACTGGGCGCGCGAGTACCTGGTGCCGTGGATCGGACGGCGCCTGCGCGGCGAGTCGTCGGGGGACCATGTGACGGCCAAGGGCGCGCTGTCCCCGGACGACATCAAGATGCGGATCGAATCGGTGGCTTGA
- a CDS encoding TetR family transcriptional regulator C-terminal domain-containing protein, which translates to MARVRLSVAERREELLRAAVEQIEARGVSAVRIADVASALGVSNALVLYHFATKEKLVAAAFAHAAAGDLARLRRLLGRRTTALRRLRAAVRWYAPTGQAKGWRLWIEGWAAALREPALQEVTRDLDREWKASIAEVIAQGVAAEEFRCPDPTATALRLTALLDGLAVQLTSYRGAVSRARAQEWVDEALARELGLEREALTASAR; encoded by the coding sequence GTGGCGAGAGTGCGGTTGAGCGTGGCGGAGCGGCGTGAGGAGTTGCTGCGGGCCGCCGTGGAGCAGATAGAGGCGCGGGGCGTGTCGGCGGTCAGGATCGCCGACGTGGCCTCGGCGCTCGGGGTGAGCAACGCGCTGGTGCTCTATCACTTCGCCACGAAGGAGAAGCTGGTCGCCGCCGCGTTCGCGCACGCGGCGGCGGGCGACCTGGCCCGTCTGCGCAGGCTCCTGGGCCGCCGTACGACGGCGCTGCGACGGCTGCGGGCGGCCGTGCGCTGGTACGCGCCGACCGGCCAGGCCAAGGGCTGGCGACTGTGGATCGAGGGCTGGGCGGCGGCGCTGCGCGAGCCCGCGCTGCAGGAGGTCACACGAGACCTGGACCGGGAGTGGAAGGCGTCCATCGCCGAGGTCATCGCGCAGGGCGTGGCCGCGGAGGAGTTCCGCTGCCCGGACCCCACCGCCACGGCACTGCGTCTGACGGCCCTCCTGGACGGGCTCGCCGTGCAGCTGACGTCGTACCGTGGCGCGGTGTCACGCGCGCGTGCCCAGGAGTGGGTGGACGAGGCGCTCGCCCGGGAACTGGGGCTGGAGCGGGAGGCGTTGACGGCGTCGGCGCGCTGA